The Vibrio quintilis DNA window ATGCTTTATCACGAAAATTTTGACGTCATTGTCGTTGGTGGCGGTCACGCAGGAACGGAAGCCGCTTTAGCCTCTGCCAGAACAGGACAAAAAACCTTATTACTGACACATAATATTGATACCCTGGGCCAGATGTCCTGTAATCCGGCTATTGGCGGAATAGGAAAAGGCCATTTAGTGAAAGAGGTTGATGCATTAGGTGGCCTGATGGCTCAGGCAATTGATCATGCGGGTATTCAGTTCAGGACATTAAATGCATCAAAAGGTCCGGCTGTCCGGGCGACACGGGCTCAGGCAGATCGTGCGCTTTATAAGTCTTTCGTCAGGAGTTCTCTGGAGAAAACACCGAACCTTACATTGTTTCAGCAATCTGTTGATGATTTACTGGTCGAGCAGGATAAAGTCACTGGTGTGATTACTCAGATGGGACTGAAATTCCGGGCCAAATCAGTAGTATTGACTGTCGGAACTTTTCTGGGTGGCAAGATCCATATCGGTATGGAAAATTACTCTGGTGGCCGGGCGGGGGATCCTTCTTCAATTGCTTTGGCAAAAAGACTCCGGGAACTTCCGCTGAGAGTTGATCGGTTAAAAACTGGAACTCCTCCGAGGATCGATGCAACGACAGTTGATTTCTCTGAGCTCGCTGTTCAGCACGGCGATGATCCTACGCCTGTGTTTTCTTTCTTGGGTAACAGAGAACAACATCCCCGCCAGATTCCCTGTTATATCACTTACACCAATAGTAAAACCCATCAGGTTATTCGTGATAATCTGGACCGGAGCCCGATGTATGCAGGTGTCATTGAAGGAATTGGACCGCGTTATTGTCCTTCGATCGAAGATAAGGTAATGCGGTTTGCTGATAAAGACAGCCATCAGATCTTTATTGAGCCGGAAGGGCTGACGACAGCAGAATTATATCCAAATGGTATCTCAACCAGTTTGCCTTTTGATGTTCAGGTAGAGATCGTCCGTTCAATGAATGGATTTAAAAATGCGCATATTGTCCGGCCTGGTTATGCGATTGAATATGACTTTTTTGATCCGAGAGATCTGAAACAAACCTATGAAAATAAATGTATTCAGGGATTGTTTTTTGCCGGACAAATTAACGGAACAACCGGATATGAAGAAGCTGCAGCCCAGGGGTTAGTCGCCGGACTGAATGCGAGTTTGTATGCACAGGACAAAGAAGGCTGGAGCCCGAGACGGGATCAGGCATATATGGGCGTTTTGATCGACGATCTTTCTACATTAGGGACGAAAGAGCCCTATCGTATGTTTACTTCCCGTGCTGAATACCGGTTGCTGCTTCGTGAAGATAATGCTGATTTGCGTTTAACCGAAAAAGGTTATGAATTGGGGCTTGTTGATGAGACGCGTTGGAAGCGGTTCAATCAAAAAATCGAAAATATGGAAACTGAGCGCCAGCGTCTGAAAGATATTTGGGTCAATCCGCAGTCTGTCGGGATTGATGAACTGAATACCATGCTGAAAACACCTGTATCCCGCGAGGCGAACGGAGAGGATCTGCTACGCAGACCTGAAATGACATACCAAAAACTGACTTCGTTGTCTCAGTATGCGCCGGCATCAGAGGATCAACAAGCGACTGAGCAGGTTGAAATCCAGGTGAAATATGAGGGGTACATTCAAAGACAGCAAGATGAAATTCAAAAATCATTGCGTCATGAACATACAAAACTACCATTAGATCTGGATTATAAAGATGTGAAAGGTTTGTCGAATGAAGTGATCCTCAAGTTGAATACAGCCAAGCCTGAAACAATTGGTATTGCTTCCAGAATTTCAGGCATAACACCTGCGGCCATTTCTATTTTACTGGTTTATCTCAAGAAAAATGGTTTACTCAAAAAGGGAGAAGCCGCTTAGATGACGACTTTGAGAGCTCGTTTAGATCAACTGATAGCGCAGACTGACTTAGAGGTCAGTGAACATCAAAGGGAGCAATTAACCGGTTATGTTGCTTTATTAAACAAATGGAACAAAGCTTATAATCTGACTTCTGTTCGTCATCCTGAAGAGATGCTGGTTAAACATATCTTAGATAGTATTGTTGTGAGTCCTCACTTAAGTGGTGAAAGGTTTATTGATGTCGGAACCGGCCCTGGATTGCCGGGAATTCCCTTAGCAATTATGAATCCTGAGAAAAATTTTACATTACTCGATAGTCTTGGAAAGCGGATTCGTTTCATTAAGCAGGTCATTTATGAGCTGAAAATTGATAATGTTGAGCCTGTACAAAGCAGAGTTGAGGCATTTCACCCACAAAATAAGTTTGATGGTGTTCTAAGCCGTGCATTCGCTTCTGTTTTAGATATGATAGATTGGTGCCAGCATCTTCCGGATCAGCAGAATGGTGTTTTTCTGGCTTTAAAAGGACAAGTACCGCACGATGAGATAAATCAGCTTCCTGAAGAATATTCTGTGACAGATGTCAAATCTTTAGTTGTTCCTGAGTTAGAAGGTGAGCGTCATCTTGTAATCTTATCGCGCAAGAAATAAACAGCGAGGCAGATCGTGAGTAAAATTGTAGCAATCGCCAATCAGAAAGGCGGGGTTGGGAAAACAACAACTTGTGTGAATTTAGCTGCATCAATGGCAGCAACAAAACGCAAGGTTTTAGTCATTGATCTGGATCCACAGGGAAATGCCACAATGGCAAGTGGTGTCGATAAATATCAGGTTGATTACACGGCTTATGATTTATTAGTTGAAGAAGTTCCTTTTGAAGATGTTGTTTGCCAGAAAACGACCGGTCATTATGATTTGATTGCTGCAAATGCTGATGTGACCGCTGCAGAAATAAAACTCATGGAAGTTTTTGCCCGTGAAGTTCGTTTAAAAAACGTGTTATCGTCGGTTCGTGATAACTATGATTTCATCTTTATCGATTGTCCTCCCTCTTTAAACCTTCTTACAATCAATGCGATGGCTGCCGCTGATTCTGTTTTAGTGCCGATGCAATGTGAATATTTTGCACTTGAGGGACTGACAGCACTAATGGATACCATTAGTAAGCTGGCTGCAGTTGTTAACAACAATCTGAAGATAGAAGGTTTGCTAAGAACGATGTTTGATCCTCGTAATCGCTTGTCTAATGAGGTATCAGATCAGCTCAAGAAGCATTTTGGTGATAAAGTATACCGAACTGTTATTCCACGTAATGTTCGCCTTGCTGAGGCGCCTAGTCATGGTAAACCTGCTATGTATTATGATAAGTATTCTGTGGGCGCGAAAGCATATCTGGCTTTAGCCGGGGAAATGTTACGTCGTGATGAAGTTTTCGCTTAAGTATTAATACATAGGATTCGTTTTTATGTCTAAACGTGGTTTAGGAAAAGGGTTGGATGCTTTATTGTCAACCAGCTCTCTGGCCAGAGAAAAGCAACAGGTTGCGACTCATAGCCAATCTCTTTCTTCAGATGGTGAGCTTACCGATATATCGATAACTCATTTAAAACCAGGAACCTATCAACCTCGTAAAGATGTTTCTCCTGAAGCTTTGGAAGAACTTTCAGCATCCATTCAGTCTCAGGGAATTATACAGCCCATCATCGTTCGTCCTGTCGGGCAAGGCATGTATGAAATTATTGCAGGTGAAAGACGCTGGAGAGCAGCAAGACTTGCCGGGTTGAAGCTTGTACCGTGTTTGGTCAAAAAAGTTGAAGATCGGGCAGCGATTGCAATGGCCCTGATAGAAAATATTCAACGTGAAGATTTGAATGCCATCGAAGAAGCTCAGGCTCTGGAACGGCTACAGGATGAGTTTGAATTAACTCATCAGCAGGTTGCGGATGTTATTGGTAAATCCCGGGCTACTGTCAGTAATTTATTGCGTTTAAATCAGCTTGATGATGCGGTGAAGTTGCTTGTTGAAGAGCGTAAACTGGATATGGGGCATGCCCGGGCTCTGCTTGTTCTTGAAGGTGAAAAGCAGGCTCTGATTGCTCATGAAGTAGCAAAAAAACATTTAACTGTTCGTCAAACTGAGCAGTTAGTTAAGAAAGCCCTGGAACCAGAAGCTGAGAAAATTCAGAAACCTGTTGTAACGAATCAGGCATTGAATTTGTCTGAAAGATTGGGTGAAATGTTACAAGCAAAAGTTTCTGTTGCTCTTTCTGATAAAGGGAAAGGAACGATTACGATTCGTGTTGATGAAAATCAGAAGCTGGAAGAGATTTTGCAGTCGTTAACACATCAGGTAGATTCACAGGAAGCCGTAAAGTAAAGCGCTGATGTTTTTTATGCGCTATGGTATTGCTTTTTGTGACATATTTTAAGGAATTGTAGGTTCGGCTTTATTGTAAAAGATAGGGTCGAATGTATAATCGGCCTATAGTTAACGGATGGTAAATTATGTTAAACAAATGGTATATGTTGTCATTTCTTTGGCAGATAACCTTTTTTAGCATATCTGCCGCTATCGTGAACTATGCGCTGGGTGAGAAAAGTGGATTGTCTACTTTTCTCGGGGGGCTTGCGTACTGTGTACCTACATTATTAGCCAATTTATATATGCATTCTGGCCGTGATACTGGGAATGAATTTTCAGATGTTGGCCGTGCGTTTATTAGCAATGTCTATAAGTTGATTATGACCGCAGGCGTATTAGTGTTTATTTTTAAGAAAGTTGACATTAGTGCGGGTGTGTTTGTTGCTTTTTATTGTCTTGGTAGTGTCGTTCAGTTCGTAACGTCATTTTTTTCAATCAACCGTGAATAGATAGGATATTCAATGTCTGGTTCAGGTGAAACCACTCAAACCACTCAAGAATATATCGCTCACCACCTGACTTTTTTGAGTTCAGGAGACGGCTTTTGGAGTATTAACATTGACTCCATGGTTATATCAGTGCTTTTAGGGGCTGGTATGCTTTGGCTGTTTTCCCGTGTTGCAAAAAATGCTTCAAGTGATGTCCCCGGGAAGTTGCAATGCTTCGTCGAAATGCTCGTCGAATTTGTTGATGGAACGGTAAAAGATGTATTCAGCGGAAAAAGTGCGTTAATTGCTCCATTGGCGATAACCATTTTCGGATGGGTGTTCCTGATGAACTTAATGGACTTGATCCCGGTAGATTTCCTTCCTCATGCAGCAGGCTTGATAGGAATTCATTATCTACGTGTTGTTCCTTCTGCAGATGTGAACATAACGCTATCAATGGCGTTAGGTGTCTTTGCTTTGATTCTGTATTACAGTTTTAAAATTAAAGGACCAATCGGATTTGCAAAAGAGTTAACACTACAACCTTTTAATCATTGGGCATTTATTCCAATCAATTTGATTTTGGAAGGTGTCACTTTGGTTTCGAAGCCGGTATCACTGGGTCTTCGTTTGTTCGGAAATATGTATGCTGGTGAGTTGATCTTTATTTTGATTGCCGGGTTATTACCCTGGTGGTCTCAATGGTTATTGTCCGTTCCTTGGGCTATTTTCCATATATTGATCATCACATTACAAGCATTTATCTTCATGGTATTGACGATAGTTTATTTATCTCAAGCATCAGAAGAACACTAATTCAAACTTATTTATCATAAAACTCAATAGTATAACTTGGAGTCAATAATGGAAAACTTGAACATGGATCTGCTGTATCTTGCAGCGGCGATCATGATGGGCCTAGCAGCAATTGGTGCAGCAATCGGTATCGGTATGCTGGGTGGTAAGTACCTTGAAGGTGCTGCTCGTCAGCCTGATCTTATCCCACTTATCCGTACTCAGTTCTTTATCGTAATGGGTCTTGTTGACGCAATTCCTATGATCTCTGTTGGTCTTGGTCTATACGTCATGTTTGCGGTTGCTGGCTAGTATAATTGCACTGTGATTAGTTAGTGTATTTTCCTATTTGCAAACATATGAGGAGTCTGCGGTGAATATAAACGCAACTCTGTTCGGTCAAGCGATAGCTTTCGCTCTTTTTGTTTGGTTCTGCATGAAATTTGTATGGCCACCATTGATGACAGCTATTGAAGAACGTCAGAAAAAAATTGCTGATGGTTTGTCTGCAGCCGAACGTGCTGAAAAAGATCTTGATTTAGCGAAAGCGAATGCTTCTGAACGCATCAAAGAAGCTAAACGTGCCGCTGCTGAAGTCATCGAACAAGCAAATAAGCGTAAGTTACAAATTATTGATGAAGCTCGTGTTGAAGCTGAAGGTGAGCGTGAAAAAATTATCGCTCAGGCTGAAGCCGAGATTGAATCATTACGTAACAGAGCTCGTGATGACTTACGTAAACAGGTGGCAGTATTAGCTGTGACTGGTGCAGAGAAAATTCTTGAGCGTTCAATCGATAAAGAAGCGCATAAAGATATTCTCGATAATATTACTGCAAAACTATAGCTGGGGGGGCGAATATGTCTGATTTGGCAACTGTCGCACGCCCCTATGCTAAAGCAGCGTTTGACTTTGCGGTGGAAAAAGGGCAACTCGACCAATGGGGAGAGATGCTTACTTTTGCTGCTGAGGTTACCCAAAACGAGCATATGAAGGAGCTGTTAAATAGCTCTATGGCTGCCGAAAAAATGGCAGAATTATTTATTGCCGTTTGTGGTGAACAGTTTGATGAATTCGGTCAAAACCTGATTAAGGTGATGGCTGAGAATGGGCGATTAAAAGCTCTTTCTGATGTCTGTGATTTGTTTTTTGAGCTTAAAGTTGAGCACGAAAAGCAAGTTGAAGTTGAAGTTGTTTCTGCAACTGAGCTTTCTGAACAGCAAAAAACAGAAATCAGTAACAAACTGGAACAGCGACTTGAGCGCAAAGTTCAGCTGAATTGCAGTATAGATGAGGCCCTACTCGGTGGGGTTATAATTCGAGCCGGAGACTTAGTCATCGATAATTCAATGTCTGGACGATTGTCCCGACTGAGCGATGTCCTACAGTCTTAATGGGGATTGGAGCATGCAACTTAATTCCACGGAAATTAGCGATCTAATTAAACAGCGAATAGAATCATTTAACGTTGTTAGTGAAGCTCGCAATGAAGGTACTATCGTATCGGTAAGCGATGGTATTATCCGCATTCATGGCCTGACGGACGTGATGCAAGGTGAAATGATTGAATTACCGGGTGGCCGTTATGCATTAGCACTTAACCTTGAGCGAGACTCGGTAGGTGCTGTTGTTATGGGGCCATATGCCGACCTGAAGGAAGGCACCAAAGTTACAGGTACTGGTCGTATTCTTGAAGTACCTGTAGGGCCAGAGCTACTGGGTCGCGTAGTGAATACACTAGGTGAGCCAATTGATGGTAAAGGTTCGATTGATGCTAAATTGTCTTCTCCTGTAGAAGTTATAGCACCTGGTGTAATCGATCGTAAATCGGTTGATCAACCAGTACAGACTGGTTATAAGTCTGTCGACTCGATGATTCCTATTGGTCGTGGTCAGCGTGAATTGATCATCGGTGACCGTCAGACTGGCAAAACAGCAATGGCAATTGATGCCATTATTAACCAGAAAGATTCAGGTATTTTCTCTATCTACGTTGCAATTGGCCAAAAGGCATCAACAATTGCAAACGTGGTTCGTAAACTTGAAGAGCATGGCGCATTAGCAAATACAATTGTTGTTGTTGCTTCCGCATCTGAGTCCGCAGCTTTACAATATCTGGCTCCTTATGCCGGATGTGCGATGGGTGAATATTTCAGAGATCGTGGTGAAGATGCATTGATTGTTTACGATGATCTCTCTAAACAAGCTGTTGCTTATCGTCAAATCTCTTTGTTGCTGAAGCGTCCTCCTGGTCGTGAAGCTTTCCCTGGTGATGTTTTCTACTTACACTCACGTTTACTTGAGCGTGCTGCTCGTGTAAGTGAAGAGTATGTTGAGCATTTCACTAATGGTGAAGTGAAAGGGAAAACAGGTTCTCTGACAGCTCTTCCTATTATCGAAACTCAGGCTGGTGATGTTTCTGCTTTCGTACCAACGAATGTAATCTCTATTACTGATGGTCAGATCTTCCTTCAAACTGAACTGTTTAATGCAGGTGTTCGTCCTGCGGTTGACCCGGGTATTTCTGTATCCCGTGTTGGTGGTTCAGCTCAAACGAAGATCATGAAGAAACTATCTGGTGGTATTCGTACTGCACTGGCACAATATCGTGAATTAGCGGCGTTTGCTCAATTCTCTTCTGATCTGGATGATGCGACTAAGAAACAGCTTGATCATGGTCAGAAAGTAACTGAGTTGATGAAGCAGAAGCAATATGCACCTATGTCTGTATTTGATCAGTCATTGGTTATCTTTGCTGCTGAACGTGGTTATCTTGAAGATATTGAGTTAAATAAATTGCTTGATTTCGAAGCTGCCCTACTGTCGTTTGCTCACAATCAATATGCTGATTTAGTCGCTGAGATTAACCAGACTGGTGCTTATAACGATGACATCGAAGCGAAGCTGAAAAAGCTGGTCGATGAGTTCAAAGCAAACCAAACTTGGTAAACAGGTCGGTGGTGATGTGAATACCACCAGCTAATGGAGAGTAACGATGGCCGGCGCGAAAGAGATACGTAATAAAATCGGAAGTGTGAAGAGCACTCAGAAGATTACGAAAGCAATGGAGATGGTAGCAGCTTCTAAGATGCGTCGCAGTCAGGACGCGATGGAAGCTTCCCGTCCCTATGCAGAAACGATACGTAAAGTGATCGGTCATGTCGCGAACGCTAATCTGGAATATCGTCATCCTTATCTGGATGAGCGTGATGCGAAACGTGTTGGTTATATCATTATTTCTACTGATCGGGGTCTTTGCGGTGGTTTGAATATTAATTTATTCAAGAAATCTATGCAGGACATGAAAAGCTGGTCAGAAAGAAGTGTTGAAGTGGATGTGGCTGTCATAGGCTCAAAAGCAACAGCATTTTTTAATGGCAGTGGCGCTAAAGTATCTGCTCAGGTTTCAGGGTTGGGTGATAACCCAGCATTGGAAGACCTGATTGGTTCTGTTAGCGTGATGCTGAAGAAATATGATGAAGGTGAGTTGGATCGCCTCTATGTCGTGTTTAACCGTTTTGTGAACACCATGGTACAGGAACCAACGATCGATCAATTGTTACCTTTGCCGAAGCTGGAAAGCGAAGAAATGTCTAAACGTCAGCACTCATGGGACTATCTTTATGAGCCTGAACCTAAGCCTTTACTAGATACGTTGCTAAAACGTTATGTTGAGTCTCAGGTTTATCAGGGGGTTGTAGAGAATCTGGCTTGTGAGCAGGCTGCGCGAATGGTCGCTATGAAAGCTGCAACAGATAATGCCGGGAATCTGATTGAAGATCTTGAGCTTGTGTATAACAAAGCCCGTCAGGCTGCGATTACACAAGAACTATCTGAGATTGTTTCAGGTGCGGCTGCTGTTTAAGCATTGGTAAAACGAAATAGTTTAGAGGATTAACGATGACTACAGGTAAGATCGTACAGATCATTGGTGCAGTAGTCGACGTGGAGTTCCCACAGAGTGAAGTACCAAGTGTATACGATGCTCTGAATGTTGCAGATGCGAAAGAGCGTCTGGTACTTGAAGTACAGCAACAGTTAGGCGGTGGCGTTGTGCGCTGTATCGTCATGGGTAGCTCGGATGGTTTACGTCGTGGAATGGTAGTTGATAATACTGGCGCTCCAATCTCAGTACCAGTAGGTACAAAAACACTTGGTCGTATCATGAACGTCCTTGGAGACGCGATTGATGAACGTGGTGAAGTTGGTGCAGAAGAACTGTATGCGATTCACCGTGAAGCGCCAAGCTATGAAGAGCAGTCTAATGCGACTGAACTTTTAGAAACGGGTGTTAAGGTTATTGACCTGATTTGTCCGTTTGCTAAAGGCGGTAAAATTGGCTTGTTTGGTGGTGCAGGTGTTGGTAAGACCGTTAATATGATGGAGCTTATCAATAACATTGCAATTAAACACTCAGGTTTGTCTGTATTTGCTGGTGTAGGTGAGCGTACCCGTGAAGGGAACGATTTCTATTACGAGATGCAGGAAGCTGGGGTTGTAAACATTGAACATCCTGAAGAGTCTAAAGTAGCCATGGTTTATGGTCAGATGAACGAGCCACCGGGTAACCGTTTGCGCGTTGCTTTGACTGGTTTGACAATGGCTGAAAAATTCCGTGATGAAGGCCGTGATGTTCTATTGTTTATCGATAACATTTATCGATATACCCTTGCTGGTACAGAAGTATCTGCTTTGTTAGGACGGATGCCTTCTGCGGTTGGTTATCAGCCGACACTTGCTGAAGAAATGGGTGTGCTGCAAGAACGTATTACTTCAACAAAGCATGGTTCGATTACTTCGGTTCAGGCTGTATATGTACCTGCGGATGACTTGACGGATCCATCTCCAGCAACAACATTTGCTCACTTGGATGCAACAGTTGTACTAAGTCGTAACATCGCTGCAATGGGTCTTTACCCTGCGATTGACCCGCTGGATTCAACTTCCCGTCAGCTTGATCCGCTTGTTGTTGGTCAGGAGCACTATGATGTTGCCCGTGGCGTTCAGTCTACACTTCAACGCTATAAAGAGTTGAAAGATATTATTGCCATCCTGGGGATGGATGAATTATCTGAAGACGATAAGTTGGTTGTAGCACGTGCTCGTAAGATCGAACGTTTCCTGACTCAGCCTTATCACGTAGCGGAAGTATTTACAGGTCAGCCAGGCTGTTATGTAACTCTTAAAGAAACTTTAAGAGGATTCAAAGGCTTACTGTCAGGTGAGTATGACGACATTCCAGAGCAAGCGTTTATGTACTGCGGTACGATTGACGAAGCAATTGAGAATGCGAAAAAGCTTTAGGGCTGATTAGGAGGCTATATGGCGTCAATTCCCTTTCACCTGGATGTTGTGAGTGCTGAGAAGAAGATATTCTCCGGTATGGTAGAAACATTTCAGGTGACAGGTAGTGAGGGTGAACTTGGTATTTACCATGGTCACGCTCCACTACTGACTGCGATTAAGCCCGGTATGGTGCGTATTGTGAAGCAACACGGCCACGAAGAAATCATTTATGTTTCTGGTGGCATGGTTGAAGTTCAGCCGAGTACATCGACTGTACTCGCTGATACAGCCATACGTGGTGAAGATCTGGACGCAGCAAAGGCAGAAGAAGCCAAGCGCAGGGCTGAAGAAAATATTAAGAATCAGCACGGCGATATGGATTTTGCTCAAGCGGAAAGCGAGCTTGCGAAAGCGATTGCTCAGCTCCGGGTTATCGAGCTGGTAAAACAGCGTCGCTAAAATTTGCGATGTTAAAATTTAGAAGCGGCCTGATAAAGGCCGCTTTTTTTTCGAATTGATATCTTTATCCATTATCAGGATTTCTTTAACACCTCAGCGATTACTGTATAAAATAGGTTTTATGGTGTTTTTATATCATCTCATCAACAGGTAACTAGAATGAAATTTAGTGCAGTCATATTAGCCGCCGGGAAAGGTTCTCGCATGTACTCCCAAAAACCAAAGGTTCTTCATACGCTCGCCGGAAAACCAATGGTCAAGCATGTGATTGATACATGTCAGGGACTTGGAGTCAATAAGGTTCATTTGGTTTACGGGCATGGTGGAGATTTAATGAAGCAGACTTTATCCGAAGAGTCTGTTAACTGGGTTTATCAGTCAGAACAATTAGGTACCGGACATGCTGTTAATCAGGCTGCTGATATTTTTGAAGAGAATGAAAAAGTTGTTGTCCTGTATGGTGATGTTCCGCTGATTTCTGAAGAAACGATTGGAAAGTTGTTAGATTCATATCCTGAATCTGGTATTGCTCTCTTAACAGTTGTTTTAGACAACCCTGATGGATACGGACGCATTGTTCGTGAGAATGGTGGTGTTACTGCAATTGTGGAGCAAAAGGATGCTTCAGACGTACAAAAGTCAATCAAAGAGATAAATACGGGGGTTTTAGTTGCTTCCGGAAAAGATCTGAAACGTTGGTTATCTCTGCTAAATAATGATAATGCCCAGGGAGAGTTTTACCTGACAGATATTATTGCGATGGCTCACAGTGAAGGAAAAGAAGTTACGGCTGTTCATCCACAGGATAGTATTGAAGTTGAAGGGGTGAATAACAGAGTACAACTCGCAAAACTCGAGCGCATGTATCAAAAAAATCAGGCAGAAAAGCTGCTTGAGCAAGGTGTGATGCTTCGTGATCCTGAGCGGTTTGACCTCAGAGGTGAACTACAATGCGGGACAGATGTTGATATTGATGTAAATGTTATTATTGAGGGTTGTGTTTCTATTGGAAATAATGTCGTCATTGGTGCCGGTTGTATTCTGAAAGATTGTGAAATTGATGATAATTCACTGGTTCGGCCCTATAGTGTGATTGAAGGGGCAATTGTTGGTGAATCATGTACAGTCGGACCTTTTACTCGCTTAAGGCCTGGTGCTGAAATGCTGGATGATGCTCATGTAGGCAATTTTGTTGAAATGAAAAAATCCCGATTAGGGTGTGGGTCTAAAGCAAATCATCTGACTTACCTTGGTGATTCTGTCATCGGGGACCGGGTGAATATTGGCGCTGGTACGATTACCTGTAATTATGATGGTGCAAATAAATTCCAGACAACAATTGGAGATGATGTTTTTATCGGTTCTGATAGCCAGTTAGTTGCACCAGTGGTCATTGCTGATGGTGCCACTATTGGTGCTGGTACAACATTGACCAGGAATGTTTCTGAAGGCGAGCTGGTGATAACCCGGGCAAAAGAACGCAGAGTTAGTCACTGGGAAAGGCCGACGAAAAAATAGTCTATATTTTGTGTCAGTGTTTTTATATGCTGACACTATACCCAAGCAACCTGAAGATGCAGGGTTCAGTGAGATTTGTCTGGCTCTGAGACAAGGCACTGATTCGAAAACATAGTCATTCTACGTTGAAAATCAGTCACGCCGTATCAGAGCCAGACAAACTCACCCGCAGGGCGTGAGCTGAAAGGCACATTTCTGCGTCAAGAGAATTTGAAAGGTGGGCACATTCCTGCATTCTCTTTCCTTGAACTGCACCTTTCGGCTGCACGCTGAATCATGCATCTTCAGGTTGCTTGGGTATATAATGCGGTTTTCAGTTATTTAAGTTGCAGGAATGAGTTGGAATGTTCACTTCAGATCGTTATACGCACCTTCTGCATAATAGAATATTTTTTGTTATATGATTCATATTCAACCTTACTTGATTCCTTCAGATTCTGTTCAATATGAAGAAGAAATCAAAAAAAGCAGGTTTTTGACTTATCTTCATCATACGCCTGGAACTGATTTAGCAAAGCAGTATATTTGTCAGATTAGAGCGTTACATCCGGGAGCCAGGCATCATTGTTGGGCTTTTGTTGCCGGGGTGCCTGAAAATTCAATGTTGTGGGGATTTAGTGATGATGGTGAACCATCAGGAACTGCAGGAAAGCCTATATTATCCCAGCTTTCGGGATCCGGAATTGGAGAAATTACAGCTGTCGTTGTCCGGTATTCTGGTGGG harbors:
- a CDS encoding ATP synthase subunit I is translated as MLNKWYMLSFLWQITFFSISAAIVNYALGEKSGLSTFLGGLAYCVPTLLANLYMHSGRDTGNEFSDVGRAFISNVYKLIMTAGVLVFIFKKVDISAGVFVAFYCLGSVVQFVTSFFSINRE
- the atpE gene encoding F0F1 ATP synthase subunit C, coding for MENLNMDLLYLAAAIMMGLAAIGAAIGIGMLGGKYLEGAARQPDLIPLIRTQFFIVMGLVDAIPMISVGLGLYVMFAVAG
- a CDS encoding ParA family protein; its protein translation is MSKIVAIANQKGGVGKTTTCVNLAASMAATKRKVLVIDLDPQGNATMASGVDKYQVDYTAYDLLVEEVPFEDVVCQKTTGHYDLIAANADVTAAEIKLMEVFAREVRLKNVLSSVRDNYDFIFIDCPPSLNLLTINAMAAADSVLVPMQCEYFALEGLTALMDTISKLAAVVNNNLKIEGLLRTMFDPRNRLSNEVSDQLKKHFGDKVYRTVIPRNVRLAEAPSHGKPAMYYDKYSVGAKAYLALAGEMLRRDEVFA
- the rsmG gene encoding 16S rRNA (guanine(527)-N(7))-methyltransferase RsmG — encoded protein: MTTLRARLDQLIAQTDLEVSEHQREQLTGYVALLNKWNKAYNLTSVRHPEEMLVKHILDSIVVSPHLSGERFIDVGTGPGLPGIPLAIMNPEKNFTLLDSLGKRIRFIKQVIYELKIDNVEPVQSRVEAFHPQNKFDGVLSRAFASVLDMIDWCQHLPDQQNGVFLALKGQVPHDEINQLPEEYSVTDVKSLVVPELEGERHLVILSRKK
- a CDS encoding ParB/RepB/Spo0J family partition protein is translated as MSKRGLGKGLDALLSTSSLAREKQQVATHSQSLSSDGELTDISITHLKPGTYQPRKDVSPEALEELSASIQSQGIIQPIIVRPVGQGMYEIIAGERRWRAARLAGLKLVPCLVKKVEDRAAIAMALIENIQREDLNAIEEAQALERLQDEFELTHQQVADVIGKSRATVSNLLRLNQLDDAVKLLVEERKLDMGHARALLVLEGEKQALIAHEVAKKHLTVRQTEQLVKKALEPEAEKIQKPVVTNQALNLSERLGEMLQAKVSVALSDKGKGTITIRVDENQKLEEILQSLTHQVDSQEAVK
- the atpF gene encoding F0F1 ATP synthase subunit B, with the protein product MNINATLFGQAIAFALFVWFCMKFVWPPLMTAIEERQKKIADGLSAAERAEKDLDLAKANASERIKEAKRAAAEVIEQANKRKLQIIDEARVEAEGEREKIIAQAEAEIESLRNRARDDLRKQVAVLAVTGAEKILERSIDKEAHKDILDNITAKL
- the mnmG gene encoding tRNA uridine-5-carboxymethylaminomethyl(34) synthesis enzyme MnmG, with the protein product MLYHENFDVIVVGGGHAGTEAALASARTGQKTLLLTHNIDTLGQMSCNPAIGGIGKGHLVKEVDALGGLMAQAIDHAGIQFRTLNASKGPAVRATRAQADRALYKSFVRSSLEKTPNLTLFQQSVDDLLVEQDKVTGVITQMGLKFRAKSVVLTVGTFLGGKIHIGMENYSGGRAGDPSSIALAKRLRELPLRVDRLKTGTPPRIDATTVDFSELAVQHGDDPTPVFSFLGNREQHPRQIPCYITYTNSKTHQVIRDNLDRSPMYAGVIEGIGPRYCPSIEDKVMRFADKDSHQIFIEPEGLTTAELYPNGISTSLPFDVQVEIVRSMNGFKNAHIVRPGYAIEYDFFDPRDLKQTYENKCIQGLFFAGQINGTTGYEEAAAQGLVAGLNASLYAQDKEGWSPRRDQAYMGVLIDDLSTLGTKEPYRMFTSRAEYRLLLREDNADLRLTEKGYELGLVDETRWKRFNQKIENMETERQRLKDIWVNPQSVGIDELNTMLKTPVSREANGEDLLRRPEMTYQKLTSLSQYAPASEDQQATEQVEIQVKYEGYIQRQQDEIQKSLRHEHTKLPLDLDYKDVKGLSNEVILKLNTAKPETIGIASRISGITPAAISILLVYLKKNGLLKKGEAA
- the atpB gene encoding F0F1 ATP synthase subunit A, which encodes MSGSGETTQTTQEYIAHHLTFLSSGDGFWSINIDSMVISVLLGAGMLWLFSRVAKNASSDVPGKLQCFVEMLVEFVDGTVKDVFSGKSALIAPLAITIFGWVFLMNLMDLIPVDFLPHAAGLIGIHYLRVVPSADVNITLSMALGVFALILYYSFKIKGPIGFAKELTLQPFNHWAFIPINLILEGVTLVSKPVSLGLRLFGNMYAGELIFILIAGLLPWWSQWLLSVPWAIFHILIITLQAFIFMVLTIVYLSQASEEH